The sequence CTAGTTCCTAGCGGGTGAGACAAGGCAGGAGCAGCCCTCTTCTCAACACGCAATGCTTCACGACCAAGCTTCAACTCtgtctccttttctttcatccatttGAAAAAATCGGGCGGCAAGTCGCGTAATTTCCCGATATTTGGTATCTTGTACCCCATCGCTCTAGAAGATGAATAGCTAGCATGGGAAAGGGGTCGTTTGGTGGGAGTGTCAGTGACAAAGGgacttgaagaagggatatGGAGGCTGGCGTACGCCGCATCGGTAGGAGGGGTGGCGATGAGATAGATGTTGTCCTCAGGtaaaaggaaaggaagcaTATAACGACTATCGAGCAACTCGCCAAGTGACTCGGGAGCCGAATGAGGTACAAAGTCTGCCAACGTCGTTGACCCATCAAAAAGCGCATCAATCAACATCGCACTTTCCTTATATCCACTGCTTCTCGACATTCCAGACCCATAAGTCCCCTCTGACCACTCACTAGCCGACTTCCTGTGCTCGGCTTCCTGCATACTAAGTTGCACTCTTCGTTTCTCCCAGTCTTTTTGCAGCTGCGCAAGATACTGCGCACACTCATCTGAcatccttccttcattGACCTCATACCGGTATTCCCGGACAGCCCGACGCATCTGTAACGGGTTAATCGCCTTCATGCTCTGCATCGTACCGATGAGAGTGTCAAACTCTGTGATTTGGGAGAGACATTGAAGCCATTGCAAGAGCTGAGATAGAGGGGCAAAATGCCTTGCAGAGGTTTGGGCAGGTAAGCCACTGACGCGCACCCAATCATCGAGGAAAGTGAGGTTCACCCGGATTTGCAGAGCTTTCGATCGACATAGGTATTTCCTTCTCGTAAGGATGCGGTTGAACAGTTCACAGGCAATCCAGAAATAGATTTGGGAGAAAGTCTGGACAATGAGCGCGGGGTTGACCTCGTAGAGCTGAAGGACAACGTGCGCTCCTGACAGAATCTCTGTTATGAAAGCTGGTCCCGAATTGTTATCCAGATTAGCACTGGGTTCGTGTGTGGCTGATCGCCCATTCGACACTGTCTTTAGATCACTCATCGATTGCGGTCGGTTAGGGGCTTTAAGTCCCTTCGACCCTATCGGTGAAGCGGGCGCATCATTCATTCCTCCGGGACTACCATTGACCCCGGCAAATACATTATTGTTTACCTTGGGCGTATcgcgcttcttcttggataCAAACGATCGAAACAGGGACCACTCGCCTTCGAAACGGATGTCGTTGAAATCATCAAGCGTTTCGTAATCGAGGATAGCAGCATCAAGAACGGTATCGATTCGGCGTTCGGCTATACGTATCACAAACACTTTTAAAGCGAGATGTTCAGCTATCGTCCTATTGATGATGTTGAAATGATACTCGACGTACCATGTATAGTGTTGATGAGCTCTTCCAAGATAGACAACAGACCTAGTTCATCACATGCTTCTTGGAGCGCCTCATCCGCCCGCAGATGATGTAGCAAGACACAAGAGTTATAAGCCCAAAAAGCAAGATACGCCAGATTCTCCATGTTTTCCTTGTTTGAGATGGTCAGACGACCTCCCACTCAGATATTGGAAAACGATAGAAACTCACATATACACCTTCTTCGATCCTTTCAATAGCTCCTTCTATCAAAGTCTCTAACCATGTCTCTTCACACATATGATAAGCAAACCTCGCATAGTAACACAGCACATTTGCTGGCAGCGTTCTCTTTGATAAAGGCTGTGAGACCGGTTCGTAGTTGCTGATAAGGATGTCGAAGATTTCAGGGAGGTTCAcgagagagaagacgagcaTGTTGGCGATAGACGCGGGATTCAACTGGTTTGTTTGGGTCAATGTATGGTATTTGATTAAATAAAGCAGATACAcacctcgtcttcttcttctgcgccatcatcctcctcgttgttcacatcatcttcctcaagtCCCGATCCCCCCATGTCCTCTTTATTTCGTCCTGGattttcatcctttccaaaaACCAGTTCCGGCGGAACTTCTACCACTCTTAGCTTCTCAGCAATCCATTTCGCTCTCTCTATCCgtattttctctttcctttcttgctcttccatcttctccagaTGACCTCTGGcccgtcttctcctttttatCAACATTTTTTGTCTTGCAGGCGGGAGTTtgggaatgaagatggtcgATGTTAGAGGACTGGAGGGGTGGGGGACGGAAATGGCATGTTCGAGAAATAGGGTTATGGCTTCGCGGCCTGGTATGTCTGCGACGAGATCGAGAGGGGTGAGGCCGCGATTTGTCAAGAGGTGTGGTGAAGCGCCATGGCtcaaaaggaaggagattaaCGGAGGCGTTGAGACAAGTACAGCTAAATGCAAGGGTGTCCAGCCACCTTAAACACCTTGATCAGCTTTAAAGCTTGGGCGGGCGTGTTATAACCAAAGATTTATGCAAAATGCACTTACGACGATCACGACCATCTCGGGGCCCTGCGCTGACGCCCCATCGACTCACTGCGGCCCGAACAATCTCCTCTCTATCTTGTCTACCACAACTGTGATGTATTGCCATACAGACTATGCCCCagccttcctcatcctctaaATCTTGTATCTCACGGTCTAGTATGATTTGCTAAAACCACGATCGCAACATTAGCCACAGACGAACCCCGCCCGTTTATCAACTTGAATAGCAGGCTTACCCATCGGCCATTGAGAGAAACCAACCAGTTGACCAATTCAACATCTCCCCGCTCAATACCCCACTGTAATGCATGTCGGAGGATCAGAGTTGTCCGAAGCTCTCTATTCTCATCGACATTTTCACAAAGCTCTTGAGcgacctcttcttcttctaatAATGGTAATAtggtttgagaagatgggtcGTTCAGAAATAGCGGGGTAGGAGCTTTCCTAAAAGATTTACTTGGACTTATGGTGGTCAGCTTAACGTTCCCTTTCTTGGTCGAAATGGAAATTCACCCTGCAAACGCCCCATGGTCACCATGCACATCTGGAGAGTCCGTCCCCGCATCCCGATCTATAACTGGGGATTCTGGGACATCTTCGCCTTGCATTATGGCCCTTTGCAGCATATGAGGTGTTTCTCCACCATATCCAACCTGTGAGCCAGCGCCAAAGGTCGGCGTGCTTAGACTTGACGGAGATGGTATATGCGATGTGATAAGGGAAGCGAGTGTCGGCGTTGGGGGGTTTGACATCTCATATGGATAGAGTGTGGTTTCTCTGTTAGCTATTCGGTAGCCCGGACGTCGTTatgttgttgtttttttgGCTCGTAACTAACCGTTTGGCTTGTCTTTCAAATACCTGTGCGGGCCTGCTGCTACGTAGCCTCGGCTGTGATTTGTTTGGGTGATGAGCAACCCGTCGGGTCTCTGGTGGGCTGCACAGTCTTGGGTACACGAGATGGGAAAGTCACTTTGTTTATAAACTTGTCCCGTCCGGATAGGATCAAGTGGTCCCGATCTAAGTGCGTTACACCCTACGGCCAGCGCCTGCTGATGTGGGCGAGGTGTCCCGATCCCAGTGGGTTGTCCCTGGTGCCATACAGACATAACGCCGTACCGCCGGAACCATTATCGCAAGTGAGCGTTGAGCCTCAGTCGGTGACTCAAGCGTGGTCTTTGTGCGCGTATCTACATTCATTTCGCAtccacatctcttcttcctaCCCAGACAAGAACCAGCGGATGCGCACTACACGCCCAGGCAACACCGCAAGATTAAAGAGGTACGCGAATCTCGTCCGGCAAAGCTCACACCACAGCCAATGTTCTATCCCCATCACCAATCTCAGCAGTCCACAACCACCAGTGCCTCCAAGCACCATGACAGCCAAGATGTGAGACTTCCAGGGACGTCCTCATGGTCACGACATCCCTCACATCCTTCATTCACTCCCAGTCTTCCCATGCCGTCACCTTCGGGTTACCCTCCTTTAGGCAGCGgatatcctcctccaggcggacatcatcatccgaaTGTTAATGTCCACAGCGGTATTCACGGACCTCATCCGTCTTTCGGGTcggggatgggaggaaatGGTGGTATGGGACATGGACCAGGATTCGGAATGGGAATGTTTCAGAATGGCGTGCAGACGAGTCCTCCTAGAGGAGAACCCGTACCGATGACGAGTCACTGGCAGACACAAATGGTGCGTGCTGAAGCGTCCAGGtcagcttcttcaccgCATCACCGTGCACGTGCAGctgccatctcctcaagaGCTACCAATAAGCCTTCAGCCGTGCCCATTGTCGACCCCAATACCCggccttcatcttcatatAGTACTAATGGATTACACCGGAAGAATGCCTCATCTGTGTTTAACGCTGAACCTACCGGCACACCACCTTTATCCGACCCTTCTCTTACTCCTGCTCAAAATCCCGCTGAACCTGCCACTCCTGCCCCTGGGGCAAGTCTGACCGAGtccaaggaggaggaaaagccCAATGAGCCTTGGACAGGTCTTGATCTCGGTGGTATACGCTTGAAACGTTTATCCACTGCCCTGTTCTCGTTTACCCACGTTACATCCCTGTACATTAACCACAACGCCCTCACATCCATCCCATCagcaatctcttctctccgccAACTCACTCTCCTCGACGCTACAGGCAACGAACTCTCTACAATTCCTCCCGAAATCGGTGTCTTGTGTAAACTCAAGGATCTCTTGTTGTTTGACAACAACCTTACTACCCTCCCGTTTGAGCTTGGTACTTTGTATCAGCTCGATTGTTTGGGTATCGATGGAAATCCGATGAACGCCGACTATCGGAAGAAGCTCGTTGAAGATGGTACAAAAGGTCTCATCACCTATCTTCGTGATCAcgcccctcctccccccccccctccaGAGAGACAGTGGATTGATCTCGAAACCGATGTCGATACCCCAACGTCAGGCAAACAAGAATCCTTCTCCGTCCTCACCTACAACATCCTTTGCGCCTCATTTGCCCCCGCGACCACCTACAGCTACACTCCTTCTTGGGCGCTTGATTGGGATTACAGAAAGAGATTACTTTTAGAAGAAATCGTCACTGCCTCGGCAGATGTTGTGTGTTTGCAGGAGATTGATTGCAAACAATATGCCGACTACTTTTATCCtatgttgaagaaggagggatatGAGGGGCAGCATTATCCTAGATCAAGAGCCAAGACAATGTCAGCAGATGAGCAAAAGTTGGTTGATGGTTGCGCGACTTtctggaaagaagaaaagtaaGTAATCTCGAAACAAGCCAAAACATTGTTTTTAGGCGGCAGACAACTGATCCGACTGCCTCATATAGGTTCCGCCTGGTGGAAACGCAAGTCATCGAGTTCAATCAGCTAGCCCTTCAAAAAACAGATATGCGTACAGAAGACATGTTCAACCGTGTTATGTCGCGAGACAACATTGCCGTCGTCGCCGCCCTCGAATTCCGCACCTCTGGTGGTCGACTGCTCGTTGCCAACTCGCACATTTACTGGGACCACCGATACCGAGACGTCAAGCTTGTTCAGATTGGTATGCTCATGGAAGAGCTCGAAAAGATTGTTGAGCAATTCTCTAAATATCCTGTCAAGTTAGATACCGACCCAGAGTACAACAATGGTAAACCACCTAAATACGAGCGTTCTGAAAAGGGCCGAGATATCCCTCTTATCATGTGTGTCGATctcaactccttctccgGTTCTGCGGTATACGACTATCTCTCTTCGGGCTCGATACCTGGTGATCACGAAGACTTTATGTCTCATCTCTACGGCCGATACACTGCTTCTGGCTTGAAACACCACCTGGGGCTCCGCTCAGCTTGTGCGGGAATAGgagaaatgaagatgaccaACTTCACACCGACATTTGCCGCGGCAATTGATTATGTATTCTACACACCCCGAACAATGAAGGTGACGAGTGTGCTTGGCGATGTGGATAAGGCGTATTTGGACAAGACGGTCGGTTTCCCGAATGCGCACTTCCCTTCAGAGTAAGTCCATGGAGCATCTTGAGAAGTAACCATACATGTTTGGATTTGACAACTGACGGACAATTCATTAGTCATATCCCGGTGTTCACGCAATTTAGAATCAAGGGTCACCCTGacccccttcctctcaacGGTGACTCATACCATTAAGGacatccatcttttccccatcccatcatcttttccccatcccgtccttttccctccGACCTCATCTACAACCTCGTATTGCGTTCTCCAACACATTATTCTCAAGCCACACACCGAATATGTATCAGCAATTAAAACACACCTCAATCCTCATTTTCTCAACAAATACGCACCGttatcctcctctcatctcctctctttccgtTGTTCGATAGCAACCATCTTGTTTCATTCTCAAGTGTTTTTAACAACATAGTACTTAGTTTTAGgacttcttttctttaGGTCAAagtagtagtagtacaAGTAGTATTAGGCGTGACATGTACGAGTGTTAAGAGTCTTTGCATTTATGTTTTTCATCATTAATTGCAAGAGGAGTGTCAAAGAGGGGGATTGGTTTTACTATCACAGTTTGTGTTTGTTTTAGGTCACAAATGTGACAGATATGAACCGTTGTTTTTACAGTCTCAATAACCCCCGGTCTCATTTTAATCTGTCTGTCTCACGTTCATGAAAATGGCATTGACGCCAACACATCAAACCAATTGATAGACTACAAAGCACATGCATAATATAAAACAACCATAAAAATCCATGAATCGTAGCCAGCACATTAGGACATGATACTCTACTTAAAAGTATGTGTCGCACCGGTTCGAACATAGCCTCCCCCTATGACTTTCTACCGAGCGTACGactctctctcatctcaGTCCACTGAAGCCACCCACAGTCGCTCCAACCGGCCCTTTGGTGTAACCCACTTCTCCTTTCGCTTTCTGGAACGCATTCCAAAACCTCAGCGTTTCATCTCCTGCTCCAGTCACAATCGTTTGGCCATCAGGACTCATGGCAAGGTAGAGGACACGATAGTTGTGGCCAGTCAAAGTGGCAATTTGGGTCATGGAAGGATATTTCCAGATGTGAATCTGGTTAGAGATGGGTCCGCCAGAATAGCCGTGAGTAGAAACGATCTCGTTGGAGTTTTTGGACCACATGAGATTACACACCTAAAACGTTTGTCAACTTTGTTATATTGACCGATGGGTAGGAAACAAAGATGTAACTCACTTGACTGCCCGTGTCAATCTCACTGACCAACCCACCCGTCAAACTATTCCAGAATCGAATCTTCTTGTCCGCCGTACCGCCTCCACTGGCAAGTAATCCTCTTTGATGTGGGCTCCAGGCTATGGCCTTGACAGCCGCCCGGTGCTCGCCAAACCTCCATGTCGGCCTCGCGTCGACTCCTCCCCAAACAAACAGTTTGTTATCGTTACCTCCACTCGCCAGCTGGTCAGTATCACAGTTCCAGCGGAGACCACAAACTTCTTGCTTATGGTGGCCTTGCAGGCGGCGGATATACTGGTCTGGTATACGTGTATCACGATGGAGAATGGTACGGTCGCGTGAACCTGATGAAAGAATATGCGCGTTCCAAGCAAGGGCACCAACACGCCCCGAGTGACCAGACATAACACGAATACGTTTGCAATATTCGGCATCCCAGATCTCTACTAGACCATTGTTGGTACCAATAGCCAATGTGCTGCCTTTATTTGTCCACTCCAATCCCGTGATCACGtccccacctccaccggcTTCCACCCCAGCAGCAAGGTCACACAGCTTCGTTACTTTGCTGGTCTGTGCGCTCCAAAGGTAAACGCAAGAGTTAAGACCAACGCCGAGCACGTTCGAAGCTGACCATGAGACTAAATTGAGGTAGAAATCATCTGCGAGATCGGGCGCATCGAGGACTTTGAATGGTGTTTTGGGTATAGCTCGTACGCCCTTTTGCGGACTCAACAGAACCCGGTGAGACTCTTTACCGACAGGACTAAGACTATATGCAGGGTGACTCATGTCATCCAGCGTCTCTCCTCGATTCGTCACACCATTTAATCCCGCCGTCCGACTTGGTGATGCAAAATTCAAGATGCGTTTCTTCGTGGGTGTCGAAGGAGAGAAACCACCATTTGTTGTTGAATTGGGTGGAGGGGAGAAAGCAGACCGTCGGGTTGCGgattgagaaggggatTCGCCCCGTGTTGCAGATGCAGTGAGAGCCACCTGAGACTGGTGGGCCCTGTGGTGAGACGAACTGGGACCTGCTCCTGGAGGACGACCATGACCCGAAGTGGGTGTCGAAGGAGCATGCATAGGCAAAGGTGGTAATGTTGACGCAGGAGACAGTTCCCTTTCCATTGGCACTCCTGAAGGATTAGCAGATCCAGAAGCTGGAAGAGCCATAGGTGGTGGGCGATGATGTAAAGGGGTGTTTCCAGCGCTAGAAACGGGGTAAGAAGGTGGATTTGCTGGTATATTCGAGTTATCAAATGTCATGGGTTGAGCAAGCTTCTGATGTCTCGTCTTTGCAGGCTGATTATTTGGGCGAGGTGATGAGgtaggagaaggaaagagctCAGTCTTCAGAAGATGAGTAAAGGTTGCTTGCACTTGCTCTTGTCTCATGATTAGGAACAATCTACCTCTCTCTATACCAAATGACATACCTCTTCGGACGTCACTATCATTAGGTAGTTGCccgcttttcctcctcgttTTGACTCTGACTTGCCCCCTCACACCTTCCATGAACTG is a genomic window of Cryptococcus tetragattii IND107 chromosome 7, whole genome shotgun sequence containing:
- a CDS encoding glucose-repressible alcohol dehydrogenase transcriptional effector, which codes for MFYPHHQSQQSTTTSASKHHDSQDVRLPGTSSWSRHPSHPSFTPSLPMPSPSGYPPLGSGYPPPGGHHHPNVNVHSGIHGPHPSFGSGMGGNGGMGHGPGFGMGMFQNGVQTSPPRGEPVPMTSHWQTQMVRAEASRSASSPHHRARAAAISSRATNKPSAVPIVDPNTRPSSSYSTNGLHRKNASSVFNAEPTGTPPLSDPSLTPAQNPAEPATPAPGASLTESKEEEKPNEPWTGLDLGGIRLKRLSTALFSFTHVTSLYINHNALTSIPSAISSLRQLTLLDATGNELSTIPPEIGVLCKLKDLLLFDNNLTTLPFELGTLYQLDCLGIDGNPMNADYRKKLVEDGTKGLITYLRDHAPPPPPPPERQWIDLETDVDTPTSGKQESFSVLTYNILCASFAPATTYSYTPSWALDWDYRKRLLLEEIVTASADVVCLQEIDCKQYADYFYPMLKKEGYEGQHYPRSRAKTMSADEQKLVDGCATFWKEEKFRLVETQVIEFNQLALQKTDMRTEDMFNRVMSRDNIAVVAALEFRTSGGRLLVANSHIYWDHRYRDVKLVQIGMLMEELEKIVEQFSKYPVKLDTDPEYNNGKPPKYERSEKGRDIPLIMCVDLNSFSGSAVYDYLSSGSIPGDHEDFMSHLYGRYTASGLKHHLGLRSACAGIGEMKMTNFTPTFAAAIDYVFYTPRTMKVTSVLGDVDKAYLDKTVGFPNAHFPSDHIPVFTQFRIKGHPDPLPLNGDSYH